CATAAAGTCTAAAtataccatatatatatatatatggtcacATCAGCAATGGTGACTCTCAAATTATCAATTAACTAAAGTCTACTAGCAgtctaacaaaattataaagttgTAAAGGTGGAATTGTGTAAATAGTAATGTgagatttgttaaattttcataacTATGTTATAAATTGTTCGATTTGTCGATCTTTATAATCACTGGTGAAATTATTAGCTCAATGTTTTGTAGTAGTAGAGTGCTGTAGTATTGATGTAAATACACAGACACACCAAGTTGATAAAATCAGACATATTATTGACATGgtccacaaaataaaataactaaagttGATTATTGAACTATAAGTGGCAATGAAAAATAACCACTTCTctattttttacaaaacacGATGATTGACATGgtccacaaaataaaatgactacTATTGATATCTACAAAAATGATTGGAAAAGCTGAAATCAAAATAGAAGATCAATCATCCcatacatatattttcatttggcaaataattagaaaatcataaaattgggCTTGATTTTAGTTCAtcctataatttaaaaaattagtctataattttaaaaattaaatttgttcgCAATTATCTcatatagaaaattttaagtgaaatataatactagtagtatatgatATGACAACCAAAAACTCATACGTGAACGTCAACCCTTATAAGTTAaaactttatgattttttagaCCTCAAATTGAATTTACTATTTCCTCCATCCCCCGTCATTGAagacgttttttttaatacaaaatttaagaaaaagttgtgttaatgagtaaaataaaatagaccagagaataaagtaagagatagaagagagagtaaagtaaaagaaaggaCAAAGTAGgtgtgattagatgttttgtttttaaccaaataaaaaaatgactcaaattACTTGgaacaattcaaaatagaatacgactcaagtaacttgggacaaaGTGAGTATAAGATAAGATTTAAATTTGTCTGAACTTTACGATTTTCTTGGCAAACtcccttttcatttttgtattgattttttattacatattttaatactattttatatagatattttacatatttattattctttctattttcttgattgaataaaattcGAAACCCAAGATGGATCACCGATTAATGGGcccaaaacataaatataattgtcCCCAAACAGAAATATAATTGGGCCTCAAACATAAATGCACGTGAGTACAACTGTAAGTAGTTAGAGTTTGATGGATTATGCAATTAAATAGGCACTCTGTCTCTCAAATAGTGGACCCATGTTAATCAActatgaagtattttatttgatgaaatatgtttatatttttattaccaATGTGTTAATGATTGAATGATTAATTATGAACACACGTAGATAATGAAAACTATTTCATATTCTCATGccatgtataatttttttaattctattctTGGAACATTCAAACTGTGAAGTCATACCACTAATCTGATGTTGATAAGATCAAATTGTCAGAAATTAAGGTTTATGAGATTGctgaaaatttagaaaaaaaaatttagtgggAGTAGTAGGAAAATGGATTcgaaagagaaataagaaaacatttataaggaggaatgtaatcaaatgcaaataaaaacattgtacaaacttcaaattatttgGACTGCTAGAAAATACcaacagatgataaaataacaccaacaaaaaatgtgaacatcaaaatcttgaaattttacacagTATTGACATTCTTCGATACTGTATTGAAGAGTTTGGAGTTTATACAATACATAGAGTTTGCACGTTATTACTAATGTATAAGACTTAGAAAGTAGAAGTCAGTTAAATGCCAAAATGTATCAGATATAAACATTTCTCAGTTTCTTTGTTTGGTTAATAAATTGGACGAGTTATGTGGAGtatcaaatatttatgttaCTCATCACCATTGGtgttttggatatttttataagttaaattattaatatctacacatatataaaaataataagcaAATAAATTCTTTCGAATCATTACAAATGACTTTTTCTGTGTCAATCCGAGACTCTAGTTAGACCAACAAATCATACATCTTATGGTACCCTAAACATTATTAAGTCCAAAAAGTTATATATGAACATAACTTACTTTAGGAAAAGAACTGCTCCTTCACATGTTACTATATTAGTTATGGCTTGACATCAATCGCTACATTCCCTCTCATATTTctctattcttttttatttacagCGTAATTAATACTTCACCTAACAAACATTCATTTAGTTAAccacaaaatagaaatattgtGTGACTAAGAAATCCACTTTATCAATAgggaaaaaatgtgttaatatGGGAGGTATAATCtgttcaaattaaaatccaatcCAATCCAATCCATTCCATCCTATTTTAAactgatttttttcttaaatttttatcaacatcaatcaaattttattatgaacACATTGTAGCAATAACTTTTATTCGTacatttatttctacttttagtagattatacataattaattttaattgcataaatagatttttcaataaaaacaaagCTCACATATATGCAACTCGTGGCGCGAGCATCCACATGATTTCCTCATGACACCCTAGACCCTCCTTTGAACCCCTTTTCTCCCTAATCCTTCTCTATTCTCACTGTCGCCGCCTTTTACACCTTTGCAACCACCCCTTGCCCAAACAATAGATTGCCCATTGCAAACGATGACATGAACGAgggaaatatgaaataaatactccatttgttctACTTTAAGAGTTTCATTTGAGTtcgacacaggttttaagaaatgtaaagaaaagtttgtgaaaaaagataatggaatgtgagtcctacatttatatattagttttataataaaatatgagtggaaaaatattagtggattAATATAAGgtctattaccatttatggaatattttaatcatGACACCTAAAGTATGACACCCAAAAATGATCGACCGATACTCCTACAGTGGGACAAAGGAAGTATCATTAGTGTGAATCAGTGAACAAGATTCAATCTGAACAAGAATTACTTCGGTGAAGAACCCTCAAGAACAATCGAAACACCAAGAAACTAAGAAAGAACACAGGAGAATTACGTGGTTCAGCCTTGTAGGCCTACGTCCACGGGAGAGAAGGGAATAGCTTTATTGATTAATCGTGTACAACACACACACTCGAATACACTCTCAGAAACGAGTTACAACACACACTCAAGAACTCAACACCATCTCTGCATCACTCCTTAGAAACTCTCGATCAAGAAGTTgtagagaagagagaagattCGTATGTTGTATTGAATGTAGAAGAAGATCGACTTCTACTCAGAATGTTGAATGGCTGAATAATAAATCCCGAAAATGAGCTGGATTAAGTCCTTATATGCACAGAAGCTCCACCAATGCTCCACCAATCAGATTGAGAGAACAACCAACTCTCTAACTGAATCTTGAGCTTCTTCATAACCGAATTAACTGCCAACCCAATTGAATCATTTCTCAACCTTTATTCCAACAATTAGTGATACGATaggattgataaaataatctcTAATCCACTATTTACTTGGATGAATCTATTAATTTTGAGCTTGCTTGACCATCTTATCCTTCCATAGGCAATATTATAGTTCAATCAATCTATCATATCAACCAAACTAAACGGCAACGGTCTCTAACTAAAgagctactccctccgtccttgaATAGGAGTTtcgttttgccattttagtccatccgcgaataagagtctcggttcatttttaccataaatggtaatagggtctcaccttccactaactcatttcactcacatttcatttaaaactaatatatataagtgggtccctattccactaatttttttttccacccactttacTTAACATTTCTGTGCCACCAAAAAATGGaaactcctaatggcggacggaggagTACATCCTTTGCTACCAATGTGTTTCTATCCGTTTTCATCCATATTGTTTTGAtgatatatatactactccatccgtctcataATAGATGTTACACTTGAAagatgacacgagattttaggagatggtATTTTGTGGATTAAGTggtagagaaaatataattttataattgatgtgagatgaaactttttttaaaagagaaaatgtgacatcttttgtaggataaactaaaaagaaaaatgtgatatctattacgagacggagggagtatatagttaAGCATAAGAATATGAGGAAGAATGCTACTGTATCAACTTATCACAATGTTCACAGCATCATAAATTCAAGcaaattattaatacaattacaaatacagcaatatgaaaaaaaggagagagaTACTCAAAAGTTCATGTTCAGCAGCATCATAAATTCATgcaaattataaatacaaatacagCAAAATGAGAAATACTCTACATGAACCCGCCGAAATCAGCAGAGCTGCTTTTTCTCCAACGATCTCCAGAACTCACTCGGCTTCCGGTGCTGATCGATCGGCATCTTCTTCCTAATCGAATCAATCGCCGCAAAATCAATATCCGCAACCGCAATTCCAGTCGACAGCCGATCAGGCAACCGCCCACTAACTTTACCCCACGGATCAATAATCATACCTCCACCGTAAGTCTCCTTGTCAGCGCTGTTGTTCCCCGCCTGCGCCGCCGCAATCACATAGCACTGTGTTTAGTGAACGCCGCCGGCACCAGCAGCACCTCCGCGCCGCGGTTGAATCTCAGCTGCTGATAGATCTCCGGAAATCGCAGATCGTAGCAAATACTCAATCCTAACCGGCCGAACGGACTATCGACGGCGACCATTTCTTCTCCGGCTTCGGTGTAACTGCTGCCGCCGGGAACATCGAAGTCGAAGAGATGAATTTTACTGTATTTGCTCCTGATGTTGCCGGCGTCGTCGATTGCGCAGATGCGAATCGTCCGATCCTCTTTCCTGAAATCCGCCGAGCGAGAGCCAGATGCGTGAATCCCTAGCTAGAGAGCGGTATTTATCCATGATCGGACCGTCGATTGGCTCGGAGATCGGGAGGATGTCGCCGGATTTAGAGCCGACGTAGGAGAAATTCTCCGGGAAACAGAGCAGCTTCGCGCCGGCGGTGGCTGCTTCTTTCACCAGACGAGAGCAGATGGCGAAGTTGGCGGAGAGGTCGTTGACGGAGGTCATCTGAGCAGTGGCGACCCGCACTGTGTTGGCCATGGCTGCTGCTTCCATCCGCGGCGGAGagtgaagagagaagagaggagAGTGCGTCGGGAGTTTTCTTCGTTACAATGTGTTGTTTTTAAAGGAGAGATTTGGCCGACCCTTCGGAATATGGCATCTAAGCATGctaattttccaaaataagagattttctctttttttttctttataatatttttgaattacaAATGTAGCTATGTCAAATTTGAACCCAATTCTGCAACAGAGCATATAGATATGTCAAACGGGCTGGGCCGGCCCAACCCCAGCCCACCAGTGAAATGGAGCGGGCTTGGGCTGGACTTAGCATGTGAAGTGGGCTCCGATTGGGCTTTTTACAAACCCAAAACCGGCCTAGGGCCAGACCCACTCAAAGCCCGGCCCAGGCCCAGGCCCAGGCCCAACAACATGtcattttatactatatattcttaattcttTGATATTTAgtttagggtttttggctttttaaaccaaaacctttccccgaattccgatttttcccatgaactatgagatttgtttttaaaaccacgaactttcatttcgttaggattttcccaacCCGACCCAAATAACACATTTCTGGTAGAGAAGTTGTCGAAAAAATGACATGGACGACAGATATAGGACCCTAAAACGACGCCGTGTTACGACTCAATCACATTTAAACATTACCCAACTCACCTAAAATCGAATTCAGCCAGCCAATTAAACCCTAAAATTGAATTCCGGCATCTTCGTTCATCCGCTCACTTCGAAATCAGGTGTCTTCGTTCTATCTCAGGTAGGTGAGGAGGTTTCTTTTGGGCGTCCTTGTTTTGGGCGTGCCGGCTGCGGATGTCCTAGCAGTGGGCGACCTGACCGTTAAtgacaaataggattaaaattgacacGTAGACAACCCGGATTTCGCCGTTGACCCGCCaggggaaaatcctaacgaaatgaaagttcgtgattttaaaaacaaatatcatAGTTCATCggaaaaaccgaaattcggggaaagattttgatttaaaaagccaaaaacccattattttatgcaaattcCATTATATACTAtcaatattcttttattttatttattattagatgaattcaattaatcaatttaaatcaaaacttATACTTAGATTAATTCTTAactactttttccttttaaaaatagtgtatctttaatttgcataattagagagaataaaactgttaatgatttatttattaaaaatagttctATAAAGGTGGAGTAGGAGTGGATTAGGAATTGTGGAGTAGGGGATCCGCTTGATTCTCAGACGGAATGAAGTTTAAACGCCAGAATTGAGGTGCGTACAGAGGGTGAGCCGGTGGGGCGGAAGGCTGGCGTTCAAGGGCAGCAAGCTCCAAGACGACGCCGCTCTGTCCGAGGACCCGAGCATCAGCGTCGTGGATCTGGGCATGATTGACCCGATGAATAAGATGAACTAAGACGAGCTGTATCCTGTCGAGACGAAGAAATTCGGATGCGATGCCGCCAAGGCCAAGATGAAATTTGTCGAGGAAGCCCTCGATGATTgggtgaagaagaagaccGATTGGTACTGTAAATGAAGTTCGATTATGATTTTGATGTAGCTATATTTGGCACTGGATTAGGTTGGACTTATGTACTGTTCGATGATGAAAAGTACTCCTAGTTGATTTCAGTTTCGATGCTTAGCTATGGAGAGAATATTAATACCCAGTTACAATATTTGGGGATTGGAGGGAAATAGCTTAATTTCAGGCGACGATGGTGGGCGACAAAGCTGTTTAGTCATTTTACATGGCTAGTTCAgtcaaattataatattatgataaaactaataagagaaaaaagagaaaaaaaggaaaattccTTGTTCTGAAAAATTCGCATGCCTCGATGCCATATTCCAAAAggtcaataaatttaatactaaatTTCGAAAGGTCAGAGAatttaatccattttttttgaGATCTCTCGTTTTTTAAGCCGTTGGATCTTCTCTTTTTGACTTGAATCCAACGGCTTGGATTACCCTAACAATATCTTGGGTCGGGTACGACCTCTATGGGCCTATACAAAATTTGTAATGTATATTCTTGGGCTTTtgcttattatatttattagctcttcaattttttttataagtcttatgtttttaagtttataaacaaaatagacaaaaaagGTACATGTAAATTCCATTTTATTAACCAGAGTAGTATTTATTCTGAaactaaatattagtactataattcgATGTAggttaaaataacaaaatataataaggccttttttttaaaatcgaattttgattttaagatcat
The genomic region above belongs to Salvia hispanica cultivar TCC Black 2014 chromosome 3, UniMelb_Shisp_WGS_1.0, whole genome shotgun sequence and contains:
- the LOC125209994 gene encoding deaminated glutathione amidase, chloroplastic/cytosolic-like, producing the protein MVAVDSPFGRLGLSICYDLRFPEIYQQLRFNRGAEAGNNSADKETYGGGMIIDPWGKVSGRLPDRLSTGIAVADIDFAAIDSIRKKMPIDQHRKPSEFWRSLEKKQLC
- the LOC125209088 gene encoding deaminated glutathione amidase, chloroplastic/cytosolic-like — its product is MEAAAMANTVRVATAQMTSVNDLSANFAICSRLVKEAATAGAKLLCFPENFSYVGSKSGDILPISEPIDGPIMDKYRSLARDSRIWLSLGGFQERGSDDSHLRNRRRRQHQEQIQ